The window CACCTCGTCGGCCACCGCCTCCGGGCCTTCCGCCCGGGCCCGCTCCAGGAGCTCCTCGGACACGAAGTGCCGTAGCTCCAGGGCCGGGTGGTCCTCGTCGCGGAGCACGTCGAAGACGGGGACGTGGACGGGCGAGGTGTGCAGGAGGGCGAGAGATCCCATCAGAACCGGCCCGGATTGGCCGTCAGCCAGGCCATCGCCGCGCTCAGCAGCTCGGGGTCGGCCGCCGGGGCCTCGTCGGGGTGGCGTGCGGCCCACTTGACGACGTACGGGCAGAGTGGGGCGACGGGGACTCCCTCGCGGGCCGACATGGCGTACAGCTCGCGGGCGAGGGAGCCGGCGATGCCCTTGCCCTCATGGGCGGGCTCCACGATCGTGTGGACCGGGACGAGCGCGCGACCCGGGCTTTCGAGGACGAAGTACTCGATGTGGCCGAGGACTTCGTCACCGGCGTACGCCTCCAGGCGGCCGGCCGCCCGGTCGTCGCGGATCGCGGTCTCGCTCATGGTCTCTCCTCGCGGATGCGGATGCGGTTACGGATGCGGACGGTGGTCAGGCCCGGACGGCCTGGGGACTGCGCTCCTGGTCCGAGCCCGGCACCGGCTCGGACGGATCCGCGCCGAGCGCCACGATCCGGTTCCCGGCGTCCACGTGCACGACCCGCGGCCTCAGCGACCGGGCCTCGGCGTCGGAGACCTGAGCGTAACTGATGATGATCACCAGGTCTCCGGGGTGCACGAGGTGCGCCGCCGCCCCGTTGATACCGATGACACCGGACCCGCGCTCCCCCTCGATGACATACGTCTCCAGGCGGGCGCCGTTGTCGATGTCGACGATGTGCACCAGCTCTCCCGGCAGCAGATCGGCCGCTTCGAGGAGCTCGGCGTCGATGGTCACGGATCCGACGTAGTGCAGATCGGCCTGGGTGACCGTGGCACGGTGGATCTTGGACTTGAACATGGTGCGCAGCATGAGGCGTTGCTCCTGGGGTGAGAGGGTCGCGTCCCGGGGTGCGGGTACGCGCCGACGCCGTCAGGGTACGGCGGCGCCGTGCGCGGTGCCTATGCCACCGCCTCCTCCGCCACAGCGATCTCCGTCACGCCCTTCTCCGACACTCCGTTCTGGGGCACGCCGTCCTCGGTCGCGTCGGTCCGTGCCGGTTTCTCGAACTGGGTCCGGTAGAGCTCCGCGTACCGCCCGTTCGCCGTGAGGAGTTCCTCGTGGGTGCCGCGTTCCACGATGCGGCCGGCCTCGACGACGAGGATCTGGTCGGCGGCCCGTACCGTCGAGAGCCGGTGGGCGATGACGAGTGCGGTGCGGCCCTGGAGGGCCTCGGCGAGTGCCTCCTGTACGGCGGCCTCGGAGGTGTTGTCCAGGTGGGCCGTCGCCTCGTCGAGGACGACCACCCGCTGGCGGGCCAGGAGCAGCCGGGCGATGGTCATGCGCTGGCGTTCACCGCCGGAGAGGCGGTAGCCGCGCTCGCCGACGACCGTGTCGAGGCCGTCGGGCAGGGAACGCACGAGGTCGTCGAGGCGGGCCCGGCGCAGCACGTCCCACAGTTCGTCCTCGTCGGCGTCGGGCCGGGCGAGGAGCAGGTTGGCGCGCACCGAGTCGTGGAACAGGTGACCGTCCTGGGTGACCATGCCGAGGGTGGCCCGCATCGACTCGGCGCTCAGGTCACGGACGTCGACGCCGCCGATGCGTACGGAGCCCTCGTCGGTGTCGTACAGCCGTGGCAGCAGTGAGGCGACCGTGGACTTGCCCGCGCCGGACGAGCCGACGAGGGCGACGGTCTGGCCGGGTTCGGCGCGGAAGGAGATGCCGTGCAGGACCTCGGTGCCGCCGCGGGTGTCGAGTGCGGCGACCTCCTCCAGGGAGGCGAGGGAGACCTTGTCGGCCGACGGGTAGGCGAAGCGGACGTCGGTGAACTCGACGGAGGCCGGGCCCTCGGGGACCGCGCGGGCGTCCGGTTTCTCGTCGATCAGCGGCTTCAGGTCGAGGACCTCGAAGACCCGCTCGAAGCTGACCAGGGCGCTCATGACCTCGACGCGGGCACCGGCGAGGGACGTCAGCGGCGCGTACAGGCGGGTCAGGAGCAGGGCCAGCGAGACGACGGCGCCCGGTTCCAGGCTGCCGCGCAGGGCGTACCAGCCGCCGAGGCCGTAGACCAGGGCGAGCGCGAGGGCGGAGACGAGGGTCAGGGCCGTGATGAAGGCGGTCTGCGCCATCGCCGTGCGCACCCCGATGTCCCGCACCCGCCGGGCGCGCACCGCGAACTCCGCGGACTCCTGACCCGGCCTGCCGAAGAGCTTGATCAGGGTGGCGCCGGGCGCGGAGAAGCGCTCGGTCATCCGGGTGCCCATGGACGCGTTGAGGTCGGCCGCCTCGCGCTGGAGTTTCGCCATCCGGCTGCCCATCCGGCGGGCGGGCACCACGAACACCGGGAGGAGTACGAGCGCGAGCAGGGTGATCTGCCAGGACAGGGTGAGCATCACGGCGAGGGTGAGCAGCAGGGTCACGAGATTGCTCACCACTCCGGAGAGGGTGTTGCTGAACGCCCGCTGGGCGCCGATCACGTCGTTGTTGAGTCGACTGACGAGCGCGCCCGTACGAGTGCGTGTGAAGAACGCGACCGGCATGCGCTGTACATGATCGAAGACCGCTGTCCGCAGGTCCAGGATGAGTCCTTCGCCGAGGTTCGCCGAGAGCCACCGGCCCACCAGTCCGATCCCCGCCTCCGCGAACGCGATCAGGGCGATGAGCAGGGCGAGTCGTACGACCGTGCCCTCGTCGCCGCCGGACACGATCGCGTCCACGACGCGTCCGGCGAGGACCGGGGTGGCCACGGCGAGCAGCGCCGTCACCACGCTGAGCACGACGAACTGCGCGATACGGCGGCGGTGCGGGCGGGCGAATCCGGCGATGCGGCGCAGGGTCGCTCTGGCGAAGGGACGGCGTTCCTGCTCGGCGTTCATGACGCTGTGGAGCTGCGTCCAGGCTGTGGTCTCCATACTCATGGGACAGACCGTAGAACCTCAAGCAATCTTGAGGTCAAGGGATGAGGTCAAGGGATGATCGATGACACTCACTGAACCCACTCTCCTCAGCGAGCCCGGCGACCCGATGCCGTGCCCGGCGTGTCAGCCGCTGTCCCCGTGCCCGCAACCCCACGTTGGTGCGGTGTGGAAACCCTCTCCCGATGTGACCGTCGAACGCTTTCCCCAGGGCTTCGCCAGACGCCTTCCGGTCCGGCAGATCCTTTGCCTCCTCCCGCTCGCCCTCGTGGCCGTGGTCGCGGTGCAGCACCGGTCCGTGCTCGCGGAGGGCTTCGGGCATCTGGCGTCGGCGAAGTGGCCGTGGCTGCTGGCCGCGGTCGCCGCGACCTGTCTGACCTGGGTGGCGGCTGCCGTGACCCGGCAGGGCGCGCTCGTCGAACGGCTGCCCAAACGGCGGTTGCTTGCCACGCAGTTCGCGGCGGGCGCCGCCAACCATCTGCTGCCGACAGGTCTTGGCGCGAGTGCCGTCAATCTTCGGTTCATGACGGTGTGCGGGGTTCCACTGGCCCGTTCGTCGTCCGCGCTCGCGCTCTATCTGCTGGCGGAGTCCATCGCCCGGGTCGGGCTGCTGCTGGCCCTGTTGATCGCCTTCCCCGACGCGCTGCGGGTCGGCACGCTCCTGCCGGACGGCGCGGTCGGCCCGCTGCTGCTCGTTGTCGCAGCGGTGGCGTGTGTGGCGGTGACGGTGCTGCTGCTCGTACGGCGGGTGCGTACCGTCGTGTTCACGTTCCTGCGGACCGCGCTGGGCGAGGCCCGGTCCGTGCACACGCGGCCCGCCCGGGCGCTCGCGCTGTGGGGCGGCTCGCTCTCCTTCCCGATGTTCCAGGCGGCCGGACTGGCCGCGGTGGGACAGGCGCTCGGGCTGCCGGTGCCGCCGCTGCACATGGCGCTCGCGTATCTGGCGGCCACGGTGGCCGTCGCCCTGGTGCCGACGCCGGGCGGGATCGGCTCGGTGGAGGCCGCGCTGATCCTGGCACTGGTGGCGGCGGGCGGTCCGGTGGCGGTGGCGACGGCGGTGGTCCTCGCGTACCGCATCATCACGGTGTGGCTGCCACTGCTGCCGGGGGCGCTGACGCTCGGCGCGCTCGTGCGGCTGAAGATGATCTGAGCCATCGGCCGCCGGGGATGGTCTCAGCGCTGGGATCGTCTGAGCACCGCGGCCGCCGGGCCGGAAAGCACTCTTCTCAGGCCGCCCCGAAGTTGACGGGGACGGC is drawn from Streptomyces liliifuscus and contains these coding sequences:
- the panD gene encoding aspartate 1-decarboxylase; this translates as MLRTMFKSKIHRATVTQADLHYVGSVTIDAELLEAADLLPGELVHIVDIDNGARLETYVIEGERGSGVIGINGAAAHLVHPGDLVIIISYAQVSDAEARSLRPRVVHVDAGNRIVALGADPSEPVPGSDQERSPQAVRA
- a CDS encoding ABC transporter ATP-binding protein, which gives rise to MSMETTAWTQLHSVMNAEQERRPFARATLRRIAGFARPHRRRIAQFVVLSVVTALLAVATPVLAGRVVDAIVSGGDEGTVVRLALLIALIAFAEAGIGLVGRWLSANLGEGLILDLRTAVFDHVQRMPVAFFTRTRTGALVSRLNNDVIGAQRAFSNTLSGVVSNLVTLLLTLAVMLTLSWQITLLALVLLPVFVVPARRMGSRMAKLQREAADLNASMGTRMTERFSAPGATLIKLFGRPGQESAEFAVRARRVRDIGVRTAMAQTAFITALTLVSALALALVYGLGGWYALRGSLEPGAVVSLALLLTRLYAPLTSLAGARVEVMSALVSFERVFEVLDLKPLIDEKPDARAVPEGPASVEFTDVRFAYPSADKVSLASLEEVAALDTRGGTEVLHGISFRAEPGQTVALVGSSGAGKSTVASLLPRLYDTDEGSVRIGGVDVRDLSAESMRATLGMVTQDGHLFHDSVRANLLLARPDADEDELWDVLRRARLDDLVRSLPDGLDTVVGERGYRLSGGERQRMTIARLLLARQRVVVLDEATAHLDNTSEAAVQEALAEALQGRTALVIAHRLSTVRAADQILVVEAGRIVERGTHEELLTANGRYAELYRTQFEKPARTDATEDGVPQNGVSEKGVTEIAVAEEAVA
- a CDS encoding lysylphosphatidylglycerol synthase transmembrane domain-containing protein is translated as MPCPACQPLSPCPQPHVGAVWKPSPDVTVERFPQGFARRLPVRQILCLLPLALVAVVAVQHRSVLAEGFGHLASAKWPWLLAAVAATCLTWVAAAVTRQGALVERLPKRRLLATQFAAGAANHLLPTGLGASAVNLRFMTVCGVPLARSSSALALYLLAESIARVGLLLALLIAFPDALRVGTLLPDGAVGPLLLVVAAVACVAVTVLLLVRRVRTVVFTFLRTALGEARSVHTRPARALALWGGSLSFPMFQAAGLAAVGQALGLPVPPLHMALAYLAATVAVALVPTPGGIGSVEAALILALVAAGGPVAVATAVVLAYRIITVWLPLLPGALTLGALVRLKMI
- a CDS encoding GNAT family N-acetyltransferase, with protein sequence MSETAIRDDRAAGRLEAYAGDEVLGHIEYFVLESPGRALVPVHTIVEPAHEGKGIAGSLARELYAMSAREGVPVAPLCPYVVKWAARHPDEAPAADPELLSAAMAWLTANPGRF